The genome window TCGATGAGGAAACCAATTTAGCGCTTATCGTTGATAGGCGGCTACCAAAGTGACGTCAGATGGCAGCCAGAGACAAGGACGATGGTGGAGCAGAAACTAAGTGGCACTTCTCCTATTCTAGAGTAGTTTGCCTGCAAGGGAAAGGGACTTAGTGCTCCTACGCTACACAGCATGATGGCCTGcacacacagagagagggaAGAGTGCTGGCAACAACCACAGCACGGTGGTGGGGAATAATCCCATGGCCGAACCACGTCACGCGAAGGTGGGTCACACGGGCCAATGATATGCTAACTAGTGGGAAGCAGGAGGGCTAGGGAAACTCACCAAGATCAGAGATGATGAGGGAGAGAATGAtgttcggcggcggcgcctgctCGGTCCTCGACTCGCGTGCAATCTCATCTGGCTTCTAGGCGAGGAAGGGTGACATGGGGAAGGCGGCGAGCTCTTGGTACCCCTCAGCTGCTCACGGGGAAGAGGCGGGGATGGTAGGGCAGCGACGGTGGTGAAAAGGGTAGCAACAGACTGTGATTGCGAGaaaggggaggggggagggggttaGGAGCTCCATTTATAAAGAGAGAGGTGGAACAGAGAGGTGGTGACGGTGAGAGGGTGTGGCATGGCTTCTCGGTGGCGGCGCCTACTAGAAATCGCTCGGCAACGGCGGCTCTATGTGGCCATCTGTGCGTATGGTCGCCAAAGTCGTAGGCGGCCGTGGGTGCCTCGGTCTATGCGTGCActgagagtagagagagagagagagagagagagagagagagagagagagagagagatatggGGGTGCGTAAGTCGCCAGCTCATCAAAACGGGAAGCAACGGCGTGTCCTCAGGCCTGCACGACAGTGAGCtagaggagagagaaggggcTAGAAGGCAAGGCCGTGCggcggtgagggagagagtgagtgGGTGAGGCTGGCTTATGCGTGTGCGGCTGGGCCGAGCTCCATGGCACTTGCGCCCACATGAGCCGGGCCATGCGAGTGAGCGCATTGTGGCCCATGCGCGTGGAGGAAGGGAGAAGGGGCACCAAACTAGGCTATTGCTGGCTAGGCCGCTctaaagaaaggaaaaaaggtgCCCcgtgaagaaaaagaaaaaaaatagattaaggattaaattcaaaaagaggtatttggatttggatttggctTTAGCATGAattcaaataagagtatttgaattGAGATTTGGATTTGAACTCTGAGATttgggagaggatttgaattcaaaagatttgaattaaaTTTGGAATTCAGCTGAAATGAAACtaagaaatatatttgaatttgggagatattcaaatgcaaatctccactcaaagaaccataaaaacaataaaccaaaatacgTACGATTCAAATTATTGCATGGGTtaaattagaaattaatttggtgctctttgaaatacttagccaaaataatatatttgaatatattcatacaagtatatatatatatacacacacacacaaatatatatttccttgctTTTAAGTTGTTTTgaataattagaaaattttaaaaagtaaaatgaattttttttataatctaaATACTAAAACTCGGAATGTTACATGTACCTTCTGACGTGAGAATAGGGCCtggccttttctttctttctttttgggcTAGGCAGGGTCCACAACCTAGCTTCGCCGCTTGCTTGTTGTAGCTCTGTACTCTACCCTATCGGGCTTTCCCGCTTTTTAATATAACAAACAGCTCTCCTGCCAATTAGGTTTCAATAAATTTCGAAAACACGATATAGATTGATTTGCCCAGACCATATCTGGAATTTCCACAATAGTTTGATTTATGAGTAAACTAGCTATTTATATCGTTATCTTGGAAAATATTGTAACTACAAAATATGCACATGAGCTACGAACTGCCGAATTAACTCAAATACTTACCTTAGACTGGAGAAGGGCAGAGACCACAAGAGCATGCCCACACGTTCTGAACGCCCAGCCAGTAACTTTATCTTTGGAAAACTTTTTAACTACAAAATATGTGCATGAACTCTCTCAAAAAGGAAATATGCGCGTGAACTACTGACTCGGGTTAGCTCAAGAGTATATTACACAGAAAGGGGTAGGTTGGCACTTTGGCTACACATGTTGGTAAGAATTCTTTAGTGTCCTGAAAGCgccatatcttttttttataagagAAGCAAAGCTTACTCTCCATACCTTAAAAGAGTTTATGCCCGCAAATCCGCAGTGCTTCTCCCCTCTGCCATTTGGAACCTTGTAGTTCATCCAATAAGTAATTCTGAGGCGATGCAGACGACAAAGGGGAGGCTCCATCCCTCGTCAACATCAGCAATGGGGCGTTACACGCTTCAGTGTCGTTACACGCTTCAGTGTGCATCAATATATCTATGGTTTTTCTCAGTGACGGTTACGATACACAGTTGCTTTTGGGTTTTGATTAGGGAGCGCGCAGTACATTGTACCAAATAAGATGTCCTTTTCTGCCTAGCTAACTCCTAATAGTATCCATTGCCAAATCAACGTTGCATTTAACACGACTTAGTTTCTGTCACACGGTGTTCAAGATTGATAATCTTTCGATTAATCATATCCGGTTTTCTAACAGCCCGACCTTTTGAAATATCTAACCAGTTAGATGTCGCTCCGTttggatagattttttttctagttttttcttaaaaaggCTAGAAACTATTTAAACGATAGCTTTTGGCTCTAGTTTCTGTGGTATTTGACTAACTGAGAAAGCGGATGTGgttgaaatgaactaaaagctgagaaacATGTTCTGTATGTCTTTTTAGTATAttaagaagctaaaaatttattataaaaactaataactaaaatttaacAGTTATAGTCACTTTCTCAGCTAGCTAAAAACTCCGAAACTACAGCCTATTCAAACAGGCCTGTAATCTCCTCTCTTCTGAATTCTATCGGTAAAAGATGGATACTGAAAAGTGAAAATGGAATATTTAGTTAATATACAAACCAGCGAAATAAGATACATATACGATCTCCTCCCAACAGCTCATCTGCTGATTATGCTTTCCTTGGGTCAAATGTTTGTTTTGCAGTGTAACTCGGTTCCAAGAAAAGGTCACCGAAATCTGCGTCTCTCTCATGCCAGCTCTGTGCTCTATCGGTGACTTTGGGACACATCTCCATTTGTCACCCCGGCCCGGCCTGCCGTGGCTTCTCTTCAACCGCACTCATCCGAACTCCACTCCGCAGTCAATTTCCTCGCGTAAGCCGAGCGGCGAGTCGGCAACAATGGGGTGCTCCTGAAGAAACCAAGATCCCCATATAATCCCAACCACAGCCACACGGTTGGGTGTGCAGCCCATCTTCCTCTCCTTATTAGGTGAGAAGAGAGCAGAAACTGCTACCGCCATAGCAGCTACAGCTATAGCTAAGCTAGCTTGTCACTGAGTCCTTGCCTTCACAGCATTGCGAGAGAGGGATGGGCAGCTTGGGAGAGGTTGATCATGGCAAGGAGATGTTCCATGGCCACGGCCATTCTGATCCCGTCGTCAACGAGCTCGACAGGCTGGAGAATCTTCTCAGAGGTTTGTTCGTTTGCCTGTAGCAAATACGCATGCATTGGATCATCCGTTGTCAGACTTTCCTCGCAAGTGCACCCTTAGTTGCAAGTACGCTGACCAGTTTGTCTTCCCACACTCTACAGAGTGATGGAGCATTGCACAGCATAAATCAAAGATAAATTCTGCATACGGATATTGTTATGAACCTGATAACTATGGCTGCAACTGCACCATTACCGACACTTTGCAAATCGTGCTACTGCTAACAGCCTATAGGCTATAGTTTGTATTATACTGCATACCTCGAAGTGCAGTGCAATTATATATGCATGACATGAGTATGGGCTTTTTGAGAAATTGCTTATTACTTGATTGTCCTAGTTTCAGATGTATCTGGAATTTTTTTCCTAGTTTCAGTTGTAGTCCCGAGCATCAAACTCAAGTCCTAGCTGTGACCATGAGATCGGCCTAGAAGGCTAGAGCATATACCATGCACGTTTCTAGAAATAGTGTTTTCATCTTTTAGGTCAATTTGCAGGTGTATTGTTATCACCAAGAGTTGAAGTTAGGTTAGTGTCAGGGAAGAAGGTTCTCATCCCTAACACCTGAGATTAGTCCGAGTTAGACTAGGGTCCACACATGTGCGTTCAGTGGTATTGTATGTTTCCGCGTATTGGAGGCCTCATGCCCTCAATCCCATCAAACATGCATATGGATGCGCGTGTGGTGAGTGTGGGGTGCATGTGTAGCTAAATGCACCATGTCACTTGTGTGATTGTCTTGGCAAAATAGGTATAAtttcgcaaaaaaagaaaaggtataaACTTCGTAGTTCTGACCTTGCTAATGCAATCAGTAATTCATTCAGTATGAAATACGATTCACATGTCTTAATTTCAGTTTCTCCAACGTATCAAATCTCTTGTGTTTGTCTGGCAATGTGTGATCCAGTATGCTGCATGCTGAACGTAACTGTGGAAAAATGATCCCTGAGGCTAATTTGTTTGCCGTTATGTTTTAGTGAAGCATGCAAATTAACTTTTCAAATCCTTTTTTTTCGAACTGAAAAAAAGAATGTTTCACATGCACGCTTTCTATGATTGCAATTCTAGAGTCCAAATAATCAGCTTTAATCAGATGAAACTACCTTTTCTACTGTAGAGGAGGAAACAAAAAGAGTGATACAAGTAACCAATTCGTGTAGGTTGGTAGAGATGTTTGCTCAGATTCTAAGGCACAGGTGTGACAAAACCTTGGAAAATGTTAGTGTGTGCACGGTTGGTAGGATGTCAAGGAATTGAACGGAGAATTAGCATGCAGAGTTGGTAGGGTGTCTATCAGCACCCATTTTAATACACGATCGATCGATACACGGCAGATTAATTTTTAAGTTTTTGAACTGCCATTCGCTTTAACCCTTTCTATTAATAGTGGACTTATTCTCTTTAACGTTTCTTATTCATAATGGCTTTATCCAATGTCTTTTTCTTAAACATTgcattgcaacaaaataatcTCCAGTTTAACTTTATTGTTTTTACACTTATAAACACAAAAGTCGTTGCTCATATCTTTTGTTGTCATCCATCTCATTCAACTACTTCACCCATATCAAATTACTTCAAACAAAGAATGAAGAAATTTCGTAAACGTAGTCTTCCACAGCCGCTATTTTCTCAAAATTACCATATGAGCAACTCTTACATTGCTAAGCTTTTCAGAGAAAGTGTAAAATAGTAATCCGTAAGGTTTTCCAAGAAATTAAGGTTATTCTAGAAATATAAAAGAGGAGAGTATCATGTCTATTTGAGTTAAAATTCGGAGTTTCATgcagaaaatgagagagagctaGGACATGCATATAGTGAAATAAAAGGCTTGAAGCTGACGGAAGCTCTGAAGGACAAGGCTATTGCTGAGGTAATTTGCTCTTTTTAAATTATCTTTTGCTTGAGTTTTTTTCTGCCGAAATGGATGAAAGGAACTTTTATCAGTTATAGTAAAGAAAAGATAGAGTTTAGAATTACATCACCTGACACACCAGAAGGGGGAAAAAATCTAACTGCACTTGAGCTGTTTGCATTActcgggaaaaaaaatctaactgCACTAGAATTACATCACGTGAAGACTCGGGACTCAGCATGGACCAATACAACACCTATCTACTCAACTACTCGCCATTCCTTTTGCTTGAGCTGTTTGCATTGCAAGTTAATTTCCACTTTCCACGCAGAGTGAATGCAACTTTGGACAAATTATAGCCTGGTAGCTAGCTTACTGTATTGAGAGCTTTATATTGTTGTAGGTGAGCAAGGAACTGAAGAAACAGGACGAGAAGATGAGAAGTTTGGAGAAACAGCTTGAGAAGAAGGTTGATTAGTTCCTTCAGCTTGATTTCAGTATTtgtaccttttttttctttgaaaatatttttacatagAAACTGGAGTCTGCTTCACCATCGTAATATGTCTATTTGATATGGCAGAATTTAGATGTGATAAGACTAAGCAATGAGCGTAAAGAAGCATTATCTGCACAGTTCGCTGCGGAGGCAACACTCAGAAGGATACACTCTTCCCAGAAAGACGAGGAAGTGGTTCCCTTTGATGCCATCATAGCGCCCCTGGAGTCGGACATAAGAAACTACAGACATGAGGTAGTATAAATTCAGAAAAGTTTTACCATCAGAGCAACTAACAAACTTCCATCATATACTTAGTTACTTACCATATCTCCTCTTCTGGTCACCAGATTGCAGTGCTCCAGGATGACAAGAAGGCGCTAGAACGGCATCTAAAGCTGAAGGAGGCGACCCTTGTCGAAGCAGGGAACATTTTGCGTAGTACACTTGAGAGGGCACTTATAGTAGAGGATGTTCAGAACCAGAACATTGAACTCAACAAGCAGATGGAGATGTACCATGTAAGTACATGGCATCATTGTTTAATTGCACAGCAGTTAAATCTCTGTGTGCTGGTGATCTTGTGGAACTGATCCTTCTTTCCTGTACTACATCTGTAGGAAGAGAACAGATTGTTAGAAAAGAATAACAgacagaaggtgttagagatcGAGAAGCTCTCGCATACCATCAGCGAGCTTGAGGAGACTATTCTTGCTTCTGGCGATGTTGCCAATGCAGTGCACTTCTTTCAGAATCAGGCTGCCAAGTTGACTGTAAGTGCGGTGCTAGTGCGCAAGTAATTCAGATGTTGGATTCCATCAGATCCTTGGTCGTTAACATATTAAAACTTgcagaaggaaaagaagactCTTGAGAGGGAGCTAGCTCGAGCCAAGGTTTATGTCAATCGTGTTGCATCGACAGCGGCAAATGAATGGAAAGATGACTCTGATAAGCTGATGCCTGTCAAGAGATGGCTGGAAGAACGAAGGCTCCTTCAGGTACCCTATGCTGTGTCATATTTGAAAGGATGACCTGACACAAGTTACAAATTGTACATGCATAGAGGATTAACCATTTCACAATCATGCAGGGAGAGATACAGCGACTGCGTGACAAGATAACAATAGCCGAGAAATCTGCAAAGATTGAAGCCCAGCTTAATGTTAGCAATACTAAATAATCGTTTCAAGCAATTTACATCATTCAATTCTCAAAGTAATTTCTTCAAATTTGGTTTGTTTCACAGGATAAACTCAAAAGGAGACTGAAGTCCCTGGAAGAAGACATGAGAAATGAAACATCCAACTCATCTGCAAAGGAAATCAACAAACGAATCGCTCCCAAAAGATCAACATCTCAACCAAGACAAACTAGCACAGCCAAAGTGACACATCAATCACCCTCATCTGAAGCCACTGAGAGGAGAAGGCCAACATCTCAACCAAGGGCGTCAATGGCAGGGAAAGTGTTGAAGCAGCCATATTCAAAAACCGAACCTGCAGAGAAGACTAAAAGTGTTATGCGATTCGACAGTCCAAGATCAAGAAATGTTGTTGGTAAAGGGGAGCGTCCTGTGAAGAATCATCTATGGGCGACAAGAAGCAAAATGACCGCTGATGATGGTAAGGAGAACATGGAACATCTGAATGTGTCACGTTTACAAGGACGTGATGACACAAAGGCTCACGCTGTATTTGATGCAAATTGCGAATGTGGAGTTCAGTGCATTGAACATCAAGAAGCCATCAAGGACGAGGGAAATGTTCATACCTCCAATGCCGAAACTAGTACTTAGGACAACAGGGAAGGTTGAGGTCTTGAGGAtttcttcttgcatgaggaTACTTAATAGAAGGACAAATAGCAATTATTCATGTACAGGTAAGCATTTTCTACCATTAGATGCTTCATACTTCTTGAACAGTTTTATTCACTAGTGCTCTTTTATAGTTATCTCCGAAGCAAAACaatcatttgcacattttgcATAAAATCTTATTATACCTAGACTTTTGATCTGACATTGttcgtttcttttctttttctcacaGATACAAGATGTGACTTACTTGAAGAGCATGTGTGCCTATCTACAGCTTAATTTATTCCATTTGTGAGGTTGTTTGGACAAGGAAGCCAGTAGTGGTGTCTCTGcgtttttcttgtttttttttctctcctggaCATATAAACTATATCATAAAGCCTACACATGTAATTTGTGCCtgccaaaaagaaagaagttcttcaaaaaagaagaaagaaagaaagaaatttatAGCTTTTTGAGAAAAGGTTTGTTTTGCCCACATAAAAGTTGTTGATAATGCAATGGAAACAATACAAAAAGAAGTGAAAGGTATTCCTCAACGCGGTtgtcaaataaataaaaaaatgaattttattGTTCCCGTTTGCTACTCTCATTTGCCATTTCCATCCGTTGCTCCTCTCTGTTCCATCTGTTACTAAACCATGTGCGATCAAAATATTTAGAGTGAATTGTATAGAACTACAACTATTATatcatttgtaacataaaatTACAACTATTATACTAATAACACAAAATTACAAGTTTTGTACACCGACTTCACATATAACCCGATTTTTGTTATCTCTATCGTCGAAATCACTGCTcgctggtactgttcaccgatgCAAAAATCAGTGGTcttctatttttcaaaaaatcctaaatttttttggaCAATATttaccgagctaaactcaaaatacctcaTGGATAAACCCTAGGCTAGGGTTAAGCTTGAGTCTAAATGGAATGAGGATCGATTAGAGCTCGAGAACAATGAAAAAATTGTAGGGGACATTTCACCTTAGCTTAAGGAAGCCTTCTATTAAAGGAGATCACTCCGGAGGAAGCTTCGATTGGGTGATCGAGCTTTGGGGTGGTGTAAGGATTAAGGTGGATGAACTCATGTGGAAACTTTACTGACGACGAgggtgaaggggatgagctcgatgAAGTCTTTGGGGAGCTTCAGGAAGTCCCCTCCGTCAATCTCTGGTCGTTGTGGACATCGAGgtgatctctccctctctcttggtgtgggtgaaggggtgagtgagagtgagagtgtgtgAGAAAGTTTGCCGATTtccttaagtggagcctctgcgctatggtggtcagaccgcggaAAGGGTCGGTCAGACCATGGGAAGCCCATGTGGTTGGCCCCTGGCAGTCAGATCACGGGTAATCCCGGTCAAACGTGAGAGAGATCCTTTACTGAATTTTCCTAAATTTGCCcctctttctatttttcttcttcttcaaaataTTTAGGGCTTCTCTAAGGAGCTTTAGACTATCTCCAAAGtatttttgaaatatgtttaaactcaagttatcaaaTAAATACgtataaatataatatcatgatgattatgaatgtTTAATCACCttattagcattttgggacatgAAAACCACCAAAATCTGTCGAGCCCAAGCATGAATCGGCGAGCCTGAGCTACGTGGAGCGAGGAGAGGAGTCGCGAACGGCATCCCCGACTGAATTGGCATGTCTTCCCCACCGGGTTGGAGCTCGCGTTGCCTTCTTCCCCATCTCTAACCACCACCCAAACCGGTCGCACGTCGAGTCGCAACTGTAGCACTCCTTTTGGCAAGACTAACATGCAGTGTGTTCCCCTCACCATCCTTTTCCTTTTGCACATTTAGCTTTTCCTTTGGCCCTACACCAGCGCACCTCTCCGCGATGATGCACTACGTCGGCTGGGCCATCGGCCCCTGAACCCCTTGGCTAGACTCCATGCGTCGCGCCACACCTTTAGTGGCCCTTAGCTGGTCAAGTCCccctctctttcctctcctTCGCCAACGACCCAGCCACCGCCACCATGGTCATCTTCGGTCATCGATTAGACCCACTCCAGTGGCCACTTGCTGTTGTCGACCCCCAAAATGGATCCATGTGCCCACGTAGACCACCTGCCCCAAAACCTTTGACTCAGCCGTAGCCCTAACGCAACGCCGGTGAGCTCTCCGGTGCGGCTCCACCACCTTTGCTCATTGTCGCTCCCCCTTCGTCGCTCCACCCTGCTCGTCGGCTCGTCGCTGCTCCTTCTTCGCCACTCCATCCTGCAAGAAGTTATGACTCTGTGGGCTGAACACTGTGTAGCCTAGCCTAGGTCCAAACCCGAGCCCAAGTTCAAGACAAAATCTAGCCCCCATCCAGTTACTGTTCGGTGGGCCCACAATATTGTTCAGTGGTTCCACCTATGTGCCCCACTAATGAATAGTATCATTTCATAATTTCTAGATTTAATGTAAGGTTAAATCTTTTAAAATGCATAACTTATCCGTTCTGACCCCGATACAGTGACAGGGATTACAAAGCAAGGTGTAGCCCCTTTCAGGAAAAAAACTTAGATATACTTTATTACCTTGTGTACACTGTTTTCAAGGTTAACAATATAGAATATGACTGGATATAtgcataaaactgctttacgcttaaaactaaacatCTAAAGCCTtatcttttaattattttttatacatctatcaacaccttaacgtagtatgtgacttgttgattaccttccgtactcactcttatTATCATTCAAATGAGAAAGCAGATGCCGACTTCGCTAGAGATGAAAGCGTGGATGAGGAGTAAATTAGTAGTTATGTTCGTATTCTAGCTCCTATGGCTTTGGGTAGACGATCCGATGTGTTTTTGATGGTTGTTAAACtaaatttgtaatatacagtatggtttgAAGACATTTTATACTCTGTAAACTTAATAGCTTTATGTATGAAGTATGACTATGTATCATAATTATTGTATTATGTGTATCAGTTATTTAATTTAGAGACTGATATATGAAGTATAGAAGATCCTAGATTTAGGTGTCTTACATTGGGCAAATATCTTAGTAACATCACTGTTATATATGAGATGATGTCATGATTTTAGCAGAATTACTGCTCGGTGACACCAGTGACACGATTTTCTGGATTCGCACCTGCCAACAATAACCTCATCAGTCCTGATATGATCAGGTTTTTGAAATTGAGCTTAACCTACCACCGTCGGAAACGAGAAAGACAACATACTAGAGCATATTGACTGTTGAGAACCCAATCAAAAGGTtaaagtttttgaatttttttctcaaaaaatagaATGATATATATCAAAGGGTAAGTCTTATTCACTACATTCTTGGTTTTTTATTAGGTTTTCTtggtttttttatttggtttttatttcTCGTTGTTTGCTAGAAATTCTTTTTCTGAAATTCGCTTGGAAAAAACCAAACTGCCATGCCGTCGTGGGCCTAAAGTCCTCAGCCCTCGTGGGCCCATGCACTAAGCATATCCTCGCATTAATGTGATTCGAGCCCGTTCGGCCTCCACAGGCCCACAAAACCACGGCTCGCTCGATGCTCGTTTGGTTCTCTCGCTCGCCATGGCTGCTGCGACGACGGCAGGAGTGGCTACCGCGGCCGTGGTATCGCCAGAGACGCCGCCGATaacagtgacctcaccggagaCAACATAGAGAAACAAAAGCCGGCATGGCACCTTCGCGAAAGACACCACAGGAACCCTAACTATCTCACAACACCTACTAACTATGCTATAAACTACCTCCGACGTCGATCCACCCGAACCTCTTGTCCTCCAGCGCCAAAGAGGCTGCAAGAGTAGAGGAGCCGGTGAGATTGACGCCGGAATCGGTGTCACCTCCGCTGTCACCCTTTTCACCTCTCTGGTTCTGTAGCAGGAGAACTCTCTGATTCCATTTTCTCTTCTTGTGTTATGCATTATAATTGAAACTGGCCTATGGGCATCTGGATGAAAGCAATAGAAAGATAACTTTAGAAGGAAGCAATTAAGCATCTACCAGCAGAAAcctgttggggggggggggggggcatcagAGCACCTGCAGATAACACAGAaaaaccgggggggggggggggaatgttATAAGCCCTAAATTCTGCCGTTTACACAGCAACCAATTCCGACGACTTCATCCCAACCAGTGCTTCGCAGCAACGCTCGTCGTCAAGAACCAGCCTGCCTTGTCAGGTGCCTCATGGAACGGCGCGTCGAGCTCCTTGAGATGCGCCTCGAACATGGCAGCCAGCCCTCTGTCGGAGTAAGAGTTCGTCCCTTGCCCCGTGTGGATCCCCAGCAACGGTGGCAGCCCCTCACGCCGCCGCTCTGCAGCGCCGTGTACAGGTCGTTCATCCAGACATGCAGCGTGGTCAGTGCCGCGCCGACGGAGAGTCCCCTGAGGTGCAGTGACCACTGCGTCTGCGTCCTGGTCTGGATGTTGGCATAGATGCCGAGCTGCTGCGCGGCGTCGAGGAGAGCGCAGGCCTTCTCCACCTGGTTCAGGTTCACAAACAGGTCCATCAGGCAGTTGCAGTAAGGCATCTTCACCACGCCGCGGGAGCTGCTCAGCAGGTCACTGGCTGCTTCCCTGAAAGATTCAGCGGAGGCGCTCCGGTCCACCAAGAGCTTTACTACAGCGCCAAGCTGGATATTGCTCCTCTCAATGCAGTTGATCACCTCGTGCAGCTCTTCCACCTGCGTGTTCGCCACCACGCTACGAAGGCAACCGCAGAAACGGTCGTCGGGCCTGATACCGAGGTCCTGGAGCATGCTAAACGACCTGACCACGTCGTCGGTGCGCCATGCTTTGCCGTAGCAACGGATGAGTGAGGTGAGGACCAAGATGTTCGGCTTGAAGCCGGCCTCTACCATCTCGTTCAGTATGCCCTCTGCACCCAGGACGTTGGCAGTGGAAGAATAGAGTGTCACCATTGACGAGTAGCTCCAGCTATCAGGCTTGGACCGGGAATCCATGGACGCCTTCATGTCCCTGAAGATCTCTTCGGCCTCGTCGACGTAACCAATGTCCGCGAACATGGACAGGAACATGTTGTACAGCATCACGTCGATGTCAATCACCTGGTAAACGGCCATGGCGTCCTCAACGTAGCGCGCCCTGGTGTACGCGTGTAGGAGACAACAGTACGTCGCCCTGCTGGGCTGCACCTGCTGGTTAACCA of Phragmites australis chromosome 3, lpPhrAust1.1, whole genome shotgun sequence contains these proteins:
- the LOC133911910 gene encoding microtubule-associated protein 70-4-like isoform X1; protein product: MGSLGEVDHGKEMFHGHGHSDPVVNELDRLENLLRENERELGHAYSEIKGLKLTEALKDKAIAEVSKELKKQDEKMRSLEKQLEKKNLDVIRLSNERKEALSAQFAAEATLRRIHSSQKDEEVVPFDAIIAPLESDIRNYRHEIAVLQDDKKALERHLKLKEATLVEAGNILRSTLERALIVEDVQNQNIELNKQMEMYHEENRLLEKNNRQKVLEIEKLSHTISELEETILASGDVANAVHFFQNQAAKLTKEKKTLERELARAKVYVNRVASTAANEWKDDSDKLMPVKRWLEERRLLQGEIQRLRDKITIAEKSAKIEAQLNDKLKRRLKSLEEDMRNETSNSSAKEINKRIAPKRSTSQPRQTSTAKVTHQSPSSEATERRRPTSQPRASMAGKVLKQPYSKTEPAEKTKSVMRFDSPRSRNVVGKGERPVKNHLWATRSKMTADDGKENMEHLNVSRLQGRDDTKAHAVFDANCECGVQCIEHQEAIKDEGNVHTSNAETST
- the LOC133911910 gene encoding microtubule-associated protein 70-4-like isoform X2; translated protein: MARRCSMATAILIPSSTSSTGWRIFSEVSKELKKQDEKMRSLEKQLEKKNLDVIRLSNERKEALSAQFAAEATLRRIHSSQKDEEVVPFDAIIAPLESDIRNYRHEIAVLQDDKKALERHLKLKEATLVEAGNILRSTLERALIVEDVQNQNIELNKQMEMYHEENRLLEKNNRQKVLEIEKLSHTISELEETILASGDVANAVHFFQNQAAKLTKEKKTLERELARAKVYVNRVASTAANEWKDDSDKLMPVKRWLEERRLLQGEIQRLRDKITIAEKSAKIEAQLNDKLKRRLKSLEEDMRNETSNSSAKEINKRIAPKRSTSQPRQTSTAKVTHQSPSSEATERRRPTSQPRASMAGKVLKQPYSKTEPAEKTKSVMRFDSPRSRNVVGKGERPVKNHLWATRSKMTADDGKENMEHLNVSRLQGRDDTKAHAVFDANCECGVQCIEHQEAIKDEGNVHTSNAETST
- the LOC133911910 gene encoding microtubule-associated protein 70-4-like isoform X3, whose product is MGSLGEVDHGKEMFHGHGHSDPVVNELDRLENLLRENERELGHAYSEIKGLKLTEALKDKAIAEVSKELKKQDEKMRSLEKQLEKKNLDVIRLSNERKEALSAQFAAEATLRRIHSSQKDEEVVPFDAIIAPLESDIRNYRHEIAVLQDDKKALERHLKLKEATLVEAGNILRSTLERALIVEDVQNQNIELNKQMEMYHEENRLLEKNNRQKVLEIEKLSHTISELEETILASGDVANAVHFFQNQAAKLTKEKKTLERELARAKVYVNRVASTAANEWKDDSDKLMPVKRWLEERRLLQGEIQRLRDKITIAEKSAKIEAQLNDKLKRRLKSLEEDMRNETSNSSAKEINKRIAPKRSTSQPRQTSTAKVTHQSPSSEATERRRPTSQPRASMAGKVLKQPYSKTEPAEKTKSVMRFDSPRSRNVVGKGERPVKNHLWATRSKMTADDVH